DNA from Parageobacillus thermoglucosidasius:
AGTGATCACCCGTCGATACGAACATGCCTGATTATCCTCACTTCCAGCAAAAGATTAGGGGAATGGGGAAAAATCGAGAGAGACTTGGCGACAGCGATGTTAAATCGATTACTGCATCATTCCATCATTTTTAACCTAAGGGGAAAAGCTATCGGTTATAAAAAAAACTCCAACAAGAAAAATAGAGGGATCAATATGGTCCTTCTGGGGAATTTTATGACGTTCTTTTAGTGATAGTTCAAATAATGTACATTAATGGATCAAATAACCAATGGAGTTTCCAACGATTTAGTTTCGGAATACTAATAAAAGCCGAATAATAGTGCAATAGTTTTAATTGTAATTCGATGTCTTACCAAATACACGTAAGAACCAAAAAATAATCGACCTTGACAAAGAAGAATGTAGCGAATCGTTTTTTCATGGACTTTGGCAGCTGTTGAAAGGATAACCTCCCATACTACTTACTATTTCCTTTCAAAACTTGTTTTAACTGATAAGCAAGCTCCCGAATCATGTCTTTTGCGGTAATATTGGCAGACAATTCCTCGCGTTGATACGCTTCGATTAATATATGTTTGAAACGCTCGGTTTCTGGTTGCAGAGGCTTTTTCTCCATGGCAAAAATCACCTCCAAATAGGAAAAAATAAATGTAGCCTCCCGTTGAACGTTCTCAATAGGAGGCTTGCAAACGGTTATTTATCGTTTTAACAAAGACGTCAATGACCCGATTTTGTTCCTCAACGGTCATGCTAGAACCGGACGGCAAACAAATGCCATTGGCAAACAATTCATCGGAAACGCTCCATCCTTCCTGATGCGGGTAATACATCATCCCGTTAAACACAGGCTGCAGATGAAGCGGCTTCCATACAGGACGTGCTTCAATATTTTTCTCCGCAACTAATATCCCCTTTCAACACATTAAACAGTTGTGGCAATTCATCGAGACTATATT
Protein-coding regions in this window:
- a CDS encoding ATP-binding protein, whose amino-acid sequence is MFVKPTVPIIDEMGYLKLGSEQRSLLISSDHPSIRTCLIILTSSKRLGEWGKIERDLATAMLNRLLHHSIIFNLRGKAIGYKKNSNKKNRGINMVLLGNFMTFF